The DNA window CTGGACCCGTATCCGCAACGATCTGCCCAACTATCTGAGTGAACGCGAGGCGGACGGTGTAAACGTGATGAACTGGTATCACCGGCAGTTCCGGGACACCGCCAAGGAGCGCTACTTTAAGAACATGAACATGGCCATTTACTTTCACTCCATGATTGCAGATTACTATCTTGGCATTTGGGGCGGTGGTGTGCCGAAACCGTTTAAGTTTACAGAGATTCAGCGGCACAGGTTCGGATTGGCGGACAAAGAGGGATCGGCTGATCGCAAGGTGCCCATCCAGCCGTTGGTCTTCAGCAGCAAGGATGGACTCTCCAAACGCTACAATCTGCGCAAGGTAAGCTGGTCTATATACATAGCtctattatataaaaatttgacCCCTATTAGTTTGGTGAGCTGCCGTTTCACTTTGTACGCTCGCGACGGTTTAAAGATTTGTTCGAGCACGTCCTCTTCAACTACGACTGGCTGCACGCCAAGCTATCCAGCTGTCCACTGCAGGCGGTGCTGGCGGATTTCGAGGATGCCTCCAGTAACACCGACGACAAGGAAGCCAAGCGAGAACTTATGCTGGTTTCCGATGCACTGCGTCTAGGTGGCGCCATCCTGGCCATCTATCCGAACATGCTGGCACCGCAGCTGGTCGGTCGTCTTCTTCCCGAGATTGGCGGTAATCCCAATATCAAAATGCTTTTACGAGCTTGCGATCGGAGTGGCCCCAAGGACTGCGCTCTTATTCCGGTGAATCATTGCCTGCACACGCCAGGTGGACCACTTAAAGTAGGTGGCTCAGTCTTGAAGTAACAGTTAAACTTGATAATAAGAAGCCCCCTTGACCTGTAGTATTCCCTTGAGGGTCACCAGTTCGCGgtgtttgctttttgcttGACTAGCGACATGCGCTACATGGTCTCCATATCCACGCACTTCATCACCTTTGACCTTTCCACTTCCGACCTGACGCGTGACGTGAATCCCGGCATCGAGGGCATTATGCAGCAATTGGTTCTGAGTCCAGATAACAAATGGGCTGCCGCCTACTCGAACAACAACCAGACGGTTCTGCTCAACATGCTCTCCAGCGAGTTTGTGGTAATCAACAGTCCTTTCGAGGAGTCCCACGGACCAGTCAGCGGCCTTTATCTACTAAATCAAAAGTAAGTTTAAGTAAGCATTAAGTAAGCATTGAGTAAGCATTGCATTCTTCATCGATTTCATTCTCATTCTTTCGATTTAAGTTTGTTTATCACCTGCAAGCTTCGTTGGGCCCAATTTGATATGCGGGGCAATCTTGTAGATACGTTTGAAGTTCCCGGCGAAAATAAAGATTGGGAGATCTTAAGTAAGTTAAATATATCATGACTACTAAGGAATTTAATCGTAGTCTGATAACACAATGTACGTCTCTTTATTTAGCTATGGAGTTCTTCAATCCTGCGGAATACAACGTAGTTTTCTGGTCTGGCTCCATCAACGACATGCGTCTAAGGCTGGACTCGTGTCGGAGTGGCCACTACTCCAACTGTCAGCTGCTCTTTAGCGCCATGGTGATGAACAAAGCTAGGACTCGGGCCTATGGATGTGCCAACGAAGAAAACTTTGAGGTCTCCGTGTTCGACTTCATTGAAGATGAGGTTACTGGGGACATATGTTGGACTTTGGTAGAGAGCTTGCCGCGTTTCGAGAACGATGACAAGGAGATGTTGCTGCAGTTACGGCTTGATCAACATGATCGCATGCTTCTGGGGACGGCTGGCAAGGGTTTCGTAATCTGGGACTTTGGCAGCAAGGATAAGGATGCAGCGGAAGAGTGTCGTTTACGGGAGGGGGCCCTGTACCTGGCCCTACCGCACGGAGTGCGCAATATTACCACTCGTATAATGCAGTCTAACTCGATCATGGTTAGCTCCAAATTGGATTATGCCGTTGCCGGAGTGCGTAAGAACCTGTATGTGTGGTGCCTACAGTCTGGTCAGTTGGCCAAGGTCCTGGACGCCCACTTTGGACGTATTATTCAACTGGAGCCGCTGACCATCGGCAACTGGAACAACCTGGTCACATCCTCCATTGATCGTTCCGTAAAAGTGTGGAACATTAACAATATTTTTGAGAAGGTCCACGTCATCGACCGTCACGAATTGCAAATTGACGACATCAGCCTGTCGGAGGTTGATATGGCCGTGACCGTCACCCGCAATTGTGTGGGTGTCTGGGAGACCCGATCTGGTCGCCTTCTATCCAAGCTGGCCGACAGTCCGTTGGGTGCCATCGTCACACATGCCGAGATCACCCCGGATGGACGCTATATCATCTCCTCGGAGACTGGCAAGTTTTTAGTGTGGAACCGTGTGTCGGAGCAGGTAGTTTTTAGGGACGATCAACCCGGAATTCAACAAATCACCCTTATGGACTACGGCTATAAGGTTCTCACCGTGTCTGTGCCGAACATAAATCAGCGGGATATTcttgcagcagctgctggagGGTCGTCAGATGAAGCCAACCGGCTTACGGCGATAACGACTATGCGGTCCGTGCCTGGTGAGTTAGTCTTTGATACTCATTTAGTTAAAAAGTATAAACAACTTACACGAGTACATAATTTCAGAGGGCGCCATCTTATTCCGATTCGAATTCCCCATACGGATGATCACGGGCATGCCTTTTCGTCAGTCGGTTATAACAGCCGACAACGCATACATTGTGGTGGTTACGGTGGATAAGTCCAACAAAGATTGCCTGGGCGTCTACAGCGCAGCAAATGGAGCATTTGTTTCCAAAGTCCTGTTGAAGGGCTGTTCCATTAAGGAGGTCATTTCACTAATCCCGATGCCGCACAAGGCCAACCAGGTGGCCGTGATCAGTAGCGAGAAGGGCAGCGTCATGGACATCAAGACGAAGAAGCACGTCCGCTCCATTGCCAAGTGGGGAGGTAGCATTACGCGAGACGGCAAGTGTGGATTATATGCCCCCACCCGCGGCGGACTGGAAATGTTGGAACTGCGTAAAGGCACCACAGTTAAAACCTTTATACCCAAGGTGGCCGAGGGCGTGTTCTCGGTGATCTGTATCTTCACGGAGAACGACGAGTACGTGGCTTATTACCATAGCGGCCGCAAGACCATACGCGTATTCCGCACCGCGGACACTGAAATGATAGCCAACTACCGGCTGCAGGCTGAGCTTACAGCGATCAAAAGCAGCAAGGATGGACGCGCTATCGTTTTGGGAACTGTAGACGGGTGTATGTCGGTGCTGGCGATCGTTGATCCAAAGAAAGAGGAAATGAATGAGTACCTGAACGACTTGCCCTCCCGCGACGAGAACTGGAAGGCCAAGCTGGCCAAAATGAAGGCCCGGGTTGGTTTCAAGGCGGCAATTCGTGTGGCGACCATTTCCTCACGTTAcgccaaaagcagcaagggAGGAGAGGATGGCGAGGAGGAGCTGCTCACAGAGATTACGGAGGACATTGTCGTGCCAGTGGCCGATTAACTCAATTcgttaatttataaatataacattTATTTTCGCATATAGTTCATGAGGATGTTACAAAAATACGCTGCGTGTCTACTGTGTATGTTATCCTGCGTGTATTGCGTGCTCTCGGCATTGAAAtaagtgtgtgtatgtgcggGTAGAACTGAATGGGTCTTAAACTAAAAAATGGTTAAGGGGTAAGTGCTATTTGGTAAGAACTACGGTTAGCTAATATCAGTATAAATTAGAATTTTTAGCGCGCACTGAGCCCAACGCTTGGCTTGAAACAATTTGAGGGGTGTTGAGAGTGTTGAAAACATAACCAGacataataataacaagaaTCGATCCTAGTAGGCGCGTGTTGCAAAACAATGACCTTTCAAGTATACACAAACCTTTAACATGCTACTGCTTTTACTGacaattcaaataaaatagcGTAGGCATAAACTAACAAGCTGTCTAATGAAACCCCCAGTCGCCACTTTAATCTCAACTCAGCCAATCGAATCTTATTGAATCGCATACGAAACACAACTCAGTGCTAATACATAGACCGATCGTTTGTTATTAGTAAAATTACAGTACATAGTTGGAGGAGACATAGTGTAATCTGTTAATTATTGTTACTGTTGTTAACCTGCTTTCGACACTCACTGCTGCTGTTACCACACATAATAACcgagaatatatatatgtgccgATTCGTAAGCATACaactatgttaaataataaatgaattatGTAGTTTACGAGGACTTGCTCGATCAGTGTGTTTTGAGGGGTCTCTTTTTCTTCTATAGCTAAGGTTTTTCAGCTACGGGAAGCGCACAGTTTATTAGGCATGATTctctttcttgatttgagCCAGCTTTGCCTGGAGATGCTGCAAGCGATTTGGTGACATATCCCGCTTCTGATTAAAATACCTCAGTTAATggttatttatttcttcatttaGCATACTCACTTCTCGCTTAATGAGCGACGCCTTCTGCGCGTTCATTCCGTTTAGACAGAGGTTCTCATCAACCACCTTATTGTCCAGCATATGGGATCCATCGTCTGCTGAACGTGCGGATGCTAGCTTGGCGGCCCCTCCGGTCATATGATACTGTAGGCGGTCCATCCAGAAATCGGGATCAGGACCGCTGTTCTGGTAGTTGACATCTGTGAGATAAGAACGAGTAGCTGCTGCAGTTCGTCGGATTTAAACAGTGTAGTTAGTATACGTTAGTATAACAAATTGCTCATTGGCCGATCTGTGTGACGCTCTTACCCGTCCGATTATCCGGAGCCTGTGTGGATCCAGCGTTCTGATTCCTCTCAATCTCGGCTAAGCCCTCCTCGATGTACTTGTGAAACGGGGCACTGGAGCCTTGCAGAAAGGTACTTAGATCGATATCAGGATTTTGTTGCTAAAATGTTTAGAAGTGTTGCCTCAGGTGCCTCAAAAATCAATGGAAATATTATTAGAAAACCAACCTTAAAGTCGTAAAGTTTCTGCAGACCTTGCTGTTTGGTATCTCTATCTGAGATCAGCTTAAAGATCTGTGAAACTGTATCATGTGTTTGGTGCGAAATTCGCTTGGAGGCAATCTCCTTGGCCCTCTGGGGGGAGGCACCAATTCCTGAAGCAGAGCCATCCTTTTGGAAATTCTATAATAAATAGcgtttattttgtatttgagcattataaaattttttttttttaatttcacctTGAGAATGCGTATCAAATACGTGTGTAGCTCCGAGTGTGTTGGAATCTGGTTGAGATGCTGCAGAATGGCATTCCCCTTCACCTTTGCCATGTTATGCAGAATGGTCTTAATCGTGCGCATTGGAGTGTCCGACGGTCGGTTTTGCCACCAAGTGCTTGGCAGCGCGAGCATAAACTCGTGCACCTCGAGAATCACGGCGTCATAGTTCAGCTCGTTGCTTCGTTCTGGTAGCATCTTAACGTTGCGCCATATGCACTTCATCAGCAGGTCTGTGAACTTCGGCAGCTTTGCCTCCGGACAAGTCTCCCGCAATAGGCGTATCAAAGCACTACGAAgttataaattcaattaatgtGGCTTAATACATAGTAGACTCAATAATCTTACCAgtttaaatttgtaaaatcTACCTTGTCCAACACTTTCAGACATATGCCATTAATAACCTTGTTATACTGACTATCATCGCCCACGGCCAACTTAGGATCAGCCATAAGGTTTAAGAGCGCCGACATTAGATTTTTTATGCATGCCACGCTCAGCGTTTTGCCCAGAATGTTGGCATGGAAAAATGTATACAGAATGGATAATAGCGGCTGGTAAACAACCACAGATTGAGCAGATGGTATCTGTGAGAGATTCtgataaaaagaaacaaaggaaaacaatTTATGAAGATTAGAACTATAtaataaagttttttataCCTTAAATTGTGCAAGCACATTCTGAATAAATATTTCTTCGTAGTCGCGCAGCACAGCCTGCTTCTCTGGGGCCTCGATGATGGCGGCAAGCTCGTTGATAGCCGCGCGCGCCTTGAGAGTGTCCGTGCTGCTTACACCTTTTATAACTTTTACCAGCTGCGGATCGTGCTTTGGCAAAACATCAGCCAAACTGTTAGTATAAAAAGAAATTGTAAAATACCCGATGTGTTGGATAGCCTGATGGACCACCTACTTTGGTATATTGTTCTCGAGTTGCTGTTGAggctgctggtgctgcaaGCGCATAGGACTGCGATACGGCGAGACTCCACTGGTCATTCCGGCCGTTGATGACGGGGACGTGGTTAAAGTCTGCTGCATATAGTGCTGTCGAGAAATCAGCCGATCGAACTTCTCCTGCGGGTAGTGAATGCCGGCCCGCGTGGGCCTAACCTTAATGGGTTCGTCCAGCGATGAGATGTCTACGTTCAGTAGCGGCTTCTGCTCCATTTGGTCCACTCGGACCCAATCTCTTTCGATCTCGCTGATTACCTGCGAGTCCAAGCCGAATGGTCCACTGGGCTTCTGTTGCTGGGCCTGCTGTTGTAACtgttgaagctgttgctgGAGTAGAAGCAGCTGTGACGAAGGTGCCTGGTCGAAAGTTCTAGATAATCGAAACAAAAGAAATTGTGAAATAACTTCAAACCCAATTAAACCGCATACACATAAGAGGACAACaaagaacaacaaatgcaAAGGCGTCTTTACAAACAGCaagcaacacaaaaaaaagaaaacaacacAAGTATAAAGAAAGCCACTTTACGCCTGTCGAGTCAGGGAGCTCAAGTAGTTTGTGGCGCTCCGATCTGTCATGTTGTTCTGCCCACGCGCATTTAGTTCCCGCTGCAAACTagttaatgaaatataaataataacgAAAATCAACCGAAACAAAccgaaatttataaaaataatatgctCATCTTTGGGTACATCCGAGGGAGGAAACTACTAACCACTACCGCAtcttttaaaaatacataacaATTGGACAATCGGTAGAAGACATTTAACCGAAAGGAATGGAACGCACCTTGTCTTTTATTTATCAGGATTAATTATATAACGTTATTGTGTAAATTTTACATAAATACAACAGCTTGTTTTAGAAATCAAAGAATAATAGCTTTCACTCCCGAACACAGCCATAAACTACGGGTTCTGGATTTATGGGCACGTACGTAAAAGTGGCCaactaaaaactaatttttgtcCTTGTCTTGtggattattattattatttttattgctatCCCAGAATAATGGCAACACCAGTTTCCAACCCTCGGTTGTACAGGGCACCCCGCCAAACCTTAAGCCAGCCTTCTTACTTACCCGTCCTCATCTGGTGGCGGAAGCTCGTCGCAACCATTGCCCACTTCAGCATCTTCGATTTCGATGCTGTCATGTCGTTGAGGTGCCTGCACATCAACAGACGGCGGTGGCGTGGGCTTCTTAGTCTTTTTGGCTCGCTTGATGCGTTCATCAAGCATTGAGAGGTCCTTTTCGTTAAGATGGCCAATCATCTTGTAAGTCTTTTCCCCGGACAAAAAGAAGACCTGGACGATGCAGTTGAGTGCTGCGTTGCGTACGGAATTATCACGGTCAGAAATCTGGCGAGCGATCTCGCGCACCGCCGATTGTGGACAGATGTTCATGCCATAGCTCTCAATTAGAAAGGTTAACTCGTCAAGGCACTCAGTACGCTGACGGGCATTCTTCGATTTCAGACCCTCCATTACATAGCCAAAGACCTTGACGAAAGGGAAGACCAATATTACTTGCCGCAGAACGCGGCGTACGCCATTTCGAACAGCATCCTTTGGATCTCCGATCTGAGTGTGAAAAAGGAAGCTTAGAAAATTGTAATACCCCCTATTATCTAGAACTTGCCTTCAAAAGCAGATGTGGGACAAAACAGCTTCCCTCGTTCTCGGCCAGAATGTATTCCTCGTCAATAAGTACCTGGAAAACCTGTACTAGATATTCGAGACCCTTAATCAGTACAGAAGGGTTCGTATCGTAAAAGCGCAGCGTCAGCCATTTAAGTATTAGGTCCAGATTACACACCAGCGCCCTACTGTTTCCAGCCAGATCTTCGCTCAACTGCTCGATGACTTTCAAGTGGTAGCTTCAGGgtaattcaaatatttatttcggtaACGCGAAAGGGACACTAGAGGCACTTACCGAAAATCGTCGTGGAACATGTTGGCTATCAGCGCTTTATTTACGTTTGCGGTCATCATTTGGTCGCGTAACAGCTCGGTGAATTCCTCTCTTGGGGTTACAAAAGTCCACTTCAGCACCTTCATTTTTTGTTCGTCTAGCAACCGCTGGTTTTTAGCACTGTTGGCGCACAGTAGCGGCGACGTGTCGATATCTTCGTCCTTTTTGCGCGCTAGTGCCGGCTTATCTTGTCCTCCGGCCACCCGGGCTGAAGCACTCTTCTGGATTCCAGGCGCAACCCCTGCTCCACCGCCGCGAACAGTTTTTGGCTTCGGCTCTTCAGGTATTGGAGCCTGATGCTTCCCTTTGGGCAGCGGTTTTACCGGAAGATTAGGACGCGCTTTTTCGAGTGCTGCAAGTATATCCTTTTTGGAGGCGGGCTTCTGCTTGTCCAGAGCGCGATTCATTGCATCAAATCCAAGGTGAATCATAATGCCCAACACCGCCTCGTTGGCATTTTTCCGGACATCGGCGTTTCGATCGCAGATGTGAGCATATAAGTGCGGCACCATTGAATGGATATCCTCCTTCGATACTGACTTGGGGGGAAGACCAGGCAGCTTATCTGCCAGCCAAGCCCACAATTCTGTCTTTAGAGCTGGGGATCCTCCCTTCAGGGCATCGGCTATCATTTCGCTCTCAAAGAATTCCTTATAGCCGCCCTTTTCGCCAAAACTATTGATGCAATTCAGGGCAGCGGCTCTTACAAAACTCTTGTTATCACCCAGAGCGTGTAAAAAGCCAGGGAACAAGTTCCGCACGTGGTTTCGACAACCAGCCCCCATGGATGTGGCAAGCTGCTCGCAAATGGCAAGTGTCGTTTGGGCAATCTTAGCATTGGAATCTACCAGACGGTGGGCCAGAGCAGGAGCCAAGTCGCCAATGCTGGGTTTGATTAGCCGCGCCTCTGAAATAATGGCCTGCAGCTTAGTCAGACCCTCGTTGCGAGTTTTCCAGTCCTTGTCGGACATCTCCTTCAGCAGTGCCTCCGTAATCTGTGGAGAAATATCAACGCGTGGTAGAAGATCAGCCATGTTAATGGGCTCTTCTTCTCCGGCTGCCCCACCATCATCGTCCTCATTGTCCGGGGAATTACCGGCGGTTCCGCCGCTGCTACGTTGAACTCCTCTAATAGGCTTGGGTGGTTTTTCGCCCACATTCTTGTCAAACTCTACCTGGATCTGGGACTTTAGTGCGGGCTTCTCGCTGTCGAAGAACATCATTAGAGTTTTGCCCATATACATAGACATGGTGCCCACCAGTTGAATAGCGGAAGCACGAACCGTTGGATTTGTGCTTTGCACCCCTTTTCGTACATCATCAATAAGTGTCTTTGGCTGCAGTTGGAAGCCGAATTCTATGATTGACTTGCTCACCCAGTTAAAGGCCTCTGATTGCACTTTAGGCGATTTTTGCTCAAAAGCAAAGCTCAACACTTTGCCCACAACGTACTCCAGTTTAGTGGCTTCGGCAAAGGCGGACAAAACATCGGCAGCTCCTGCACCATTCTTGGCGTCGGCTAGCTTCTCGATTATTTCGTTAATCACCAGATCAACGGTTGTCGTGGTCAGTGGATAGTTTTCGGCCACACAGCGGATTATGTCTAGCTTAAACTTCAGTACCTGGAAATTCATTTCTTTGAGGCCTGGCTTCCGTCCACTGATTGTTCGGATCAGGATTTGTGATATGCCAGCCTGTTTTACATCAAAGCCGGTTATTTCACCCAGAAGCTGTTCCACAGCAGCAAGGCGGTTCTTCCAGTTGGAATCCACCAGCCCATTAAGAATATCGGCTGGCAGAATTTCTTCGGATTTTTCTTGCAATTCCTCGGGGGTTAATTCGCGTTCCGTGGCTAGGGGCTTTCCACCCGCTTTTAGAGCTGCAGTTGGAGCAGATGTAGCTCCTCCACTAACTGTCGCCGGTTTTTTCAAGACCTTACGTGCCCCTGTGGTGGCCGGTCGGGTTACAGGCTTTGGGTCCACACTACCAGCCGTTGTCTTAGCAGGAGCACCAGCTTTTGCAGTAGGTGCAGATGCAGGTCGTGCCTCCTTCTTTGGACCTGCAACCTTTATTTTAATCTCCGCCTTGTCATGGCACTCCTTTATCTTAGCCATTTTGAGTGGATCAACATCGGCTAGCAAGGGAGTCACCGCTTTGTCTCCCATTAGCTTCATTAAAGTACCAAGAGCTTCGGCGCTGCTGTCACGTACGGTTGGATCTGGTTCGTTAAGCGTTTTCACTAGACTGGTGGTCAGAAGTTTAAGCAGCTTCTTGTTTAGCGCGGTTGGTTGGGTGCGGGTTAGGGCACGGGCCATAAACAAGGCCGTTTCGGACTTGACACTTGGATTTTTGTTGGCCAGGGACTCT is part of the Drosophila sechellia strain sech25 chromosome 3R, ASM438219v1, whole genome shotgun sequence genome and encodes:
- the LOC6606170 gene encoding protein mini spindles isoform X5 codes for the protein MAEDTEYKKLPVEERCVHKLWKARVDGYEEAAKIFRELDDEKSPEWSKFAGLIKKMVVDSNALAQEKGLEAALIFVENSGLAGRTVGDVMTGIVQKCIAAPKTKTKELSVQVALMYVEIEKQEAVVEELVKGMEAKNPKIVSACVAATTLALREFGHKVIGVKPLIKKLAPLMSDRDKAVRDEGKQLAVEIYRWIGAAMKAQISTLPQVTLKELEDEFDKLKGERVEPSRYLKSQQEKQAKIADAAATEDAYNEDDGEAGVEEIDPMDLLDPVDILSKMPKDFYDKLEEKKWTLRKESLEILEKLLTDHPKLENGEYGALVSALKKVITKDSNVVLVAMAGKCLALLAKGLSKRFSNYASACVPSLLEKFKEKKPNVVTALREAIDAIYGSTSLEAQQESIVESLANKNPSVKSETALFMARALTRTQPTALNKKLLKLLTTSLVKTLNEPDPTVRDSSAEALGTLMKLMGDKAVTPLLADVDPLKMAKIKECHDKAEIKIKVAGPKKEARPASAPTAKAGAPAKTTAGSVDPKPVTRPATTGARKVLKKPATVSGGATSAPTAALKAGGKPLATERELTPEELQEKSEEILPADILNGLVDSNWKNRLAAVEQLLGEITGFDVKQAGISQILIRTISGRKPGLKEMNFQVLKFKLDIIRCVAENYPLTTTTVDLVINEIIEKLADAKNGAGAADVLSAFAEATKLEYVVGKVLSFAFEQKSPKVQSEAFNWVSKSIIEFGFQLQPKTLIDDVRKGVQSTNPTVRASAIQLVGTMSMYMGKTLMMFFDSEKPALKSQIQVEFDKNVGEKPPKPIRGVQRSSGGTAGNSPDNEDDDGGAAGEEEPINMADLLPRVDISPQITEALLKEMSDKDWKTRNEGLTKLQAIISEARLIKPSIGDLAPALAHRLVDSNAKIAQTTLAICEQLATSMGAGCRNHVRNLFPGFLHALGDNKSFVRAAALNCINSFGEKGGYKEFFESEMIADALKGGSPALKTELWAWLADKLPGLPPKSVSKEDIHSMVPHLYAHICDRNADVRKNANEAVLGIMIHLGFDAMNRALDKQKPASKKDILAALEKARPNLPVKPLPKGKHQAPIPEEPKPKTVRGGGAGVAPGIQKSASARVAGGQDKPALARKKDEDIDTSPLLCANSAKNQRLLDEQKMKVLKWTFVTPREEFTELLRDQMMTANVNKALIANMFHDDFRYHLKVIEQLSEDLAGNSRALVCNLDLILKWLTLRFYDTNPSVLIKGLEYLVQVFQVLIDEEYILAENEGSCFVPHLLLKIGDPKDAVRNGVRRVLRQVILVFPFVKVFGYVMEGLKSKNARQRTECLDELTFLIESYGMNICPQSAVREIARQISDRDNSVRNAALNCIVQVFFLSGEKTYKMIGHLNEKDLSMLDERIKRAKKTKKPTPPPSVDVQAPQRHDSIEIEDAEVGNGCDELPPPDEDGTFDQAPSSQLLLLQQQLQQLQQQAQQQKPSGPFGLDSQVISEIERDWVRVDQMEQKPLLNVDISSLDEPIKVRPTRAGIHYPQEKFDRLISRQHYMQQTLTTSPSSTAGMTSGVSPYRSPMRLQHQQPQQQLENNIPNLADVLPKHDPQLVKVIKGVSSTDTLKARAAINELAAIIEAPEKQAVLRDYEEIFIQNVLAQFKNLSQIPSAQSVVVYQPLLSILYTFFHANILGKTLSVACIKNLMSALLNLMADPKLAVGDDSQYNKVINGICLKVLDKVDFTNLNCALIRLLRETCPEAKLPKFTDLLMKCIWRNVKMLPERSNELNYDAVILEVHEFMLALPSTWWQNRPSDTPMRTIKTILHNMAKVKGNAILQHLNQIPTHSELHTYLIRILKNFQKDGSASGIGASPQRAKEIASKRISHQTHDTVSQIFKLISDRDTKQQGLQKLYDFKQQNPDIDLSTFLQGSSAPFHKYIEEGLAEIERNQNAGSTQAPDNRTDVNYQNSGPDPDFWMDRLQYHMTGGAAKLASARSADDGSHMLDNKVVDENLCLNGMNAQKASLIKREKRDMSPNRLQHLQAKLAQIKKENHA
- the LOC6606170 gene encoding protein mini spindles isoform X4, encoding MAEDTEYKKLPVEERCVHKLWKARVDGYEEAAKIFRELDDEKSPEWSKFAGLIKKMVVDSNALAQEKGLEAALIFVENSGLAGRTVGDVMTGIVQKCIAAPKTKTKELSVQVALMYVEIEKQEAVVEELVKGMEAKNPKIVSACVAATTLALREFGHKVIGVKPLIKKLAPLMSDRDKAVRDEGKQLAVEIYRWIGAAMKAQISTLPQVTLKELEDEFDKLKGERVEPSRYLKSQQEKQAKIADAAATEDAYNEDDGEAGVEEIDPMDLLDPVDILSKMPKDFYDKLEEKKWTLRKESLEILEKLLTDHPKLENGEYGALVSALKKVITKDSNVVLVAMAGKCLALLAKGLSKRFSNYASACVPSLLEKFKEKKPNVVTALREAIDAIYGSTSLEAQQESIVESLANKNPSVKSETALFMARALTRTQPTALNKKLLKLLTTSLVKTLNEPDPTVRDSSAEALGTLMKLMGDKAVTPLLADVDPLKMAKIKECHDKAEIKIKVAGPKKEARPASAPTAKAGAPAKTTAGSVDPKPVTRPATTGARKVLKKPATVSGGATSAPTAALKAGGKPLATERELTPEELQEKSEEILPADILNGLVDSNWKNRLAAVEQLLGEITGFDVKQAGISQILIRTISGRKPGLKEMNFQVLKFKLDIIRCVAENYPLTTTTVDLVINEIIEKLADAKNGAGAADVLSAFAEATKLEYVVGKVLSFAFEQKSPKVQSEAFNWVSKSIIEFGFQLQPKTLIDDVRKGVQSTNPTVRASAIQLVGTMSMYMGKTLMMFFDSEKPALKSQIQVEFDKNVGEKPPKPIRGVQRSSGGTAGNSPDNEDDDGGAAGEEEPINMADLLPRVDISPQITEALLKEMSDKDWKTRNEGLTKLQAIISEARLIKPSIGDLAPALAHRLVDSNAKIAQTTLAICEQLATSMGAGCRNHVRNLFPGFLHALGDNKSFVRAAALNCINSFGEKGGYKEFFESEMIADALKGGSPALKTELWAWLADKLPGLPPKSVSKEDIHSMVPHLYAHICDRNADVRKNANEAVLGIMIHLGFDAMNRALDKQKPASKKDILAALEKARPNLPVKPLPKGKHQAPIPEEPKPKTVRGGGAGVAPGIQKSASARVAGGQDKPALARKKDEDIDTSPLLCANSAKNQRLLDEQKMKVLKWTFVTPREEFTELLRDQMMTANVNKALIANMFHDDFRYHLKVIEQLSEDLAGNSRALVCNLDLILKWLTLRFYDTNPSVLIKGLEYLVQVFQVLIDEEYILAENEGSCFVPHLLLKIGDPKDAVRNGVRRVLRQVILVFPFVKVFGYVMEGLKSKNARQRTECLDELTFLIESYGMNICPQSAVREIARQISDRDNSVRNAALNCIVQVFFLSGEKTYKMIGHLNEKDLSMLDERIKRAKKTKKPTPPPSVDVQAPQRHDSIEIEDAEVGNGCDELPPPDEDGTFDQAPSSQLLLLQQQLQQLQQQAQQQKPSGPFGLDSQVISEIERDWVRVDQMEQKPLLNVDISSLDEPIKVRPTRAGIHYPQEKFDRLISRQHYMQQTLTTSPSSTAGMTSGVSPYRSPMRLQHQQPQQQLENNIPNLADVLPKHDPQLVKVIKGVSSTDTLKARAAINELAAIIEAPEKQAVLRDYEEIFIQNVLAQFKNLSQIPSAQSVVVYQPLLSILYTFFHANILGKTLSVACIKNLMSALLNLMADPKLAVGDDSQYNKVINGICLKVLDKVDFTNLNCALIRLLRETCPEAKLPKFTDLLMKCIWRNVKMLPERSNELNYDAVILEVHEFMLALPSTWWQNRPSDTPMRTIKTILHNMAKVKGNAILQHLNQIPTHSELHTYLIRILKNFQKDGSASGIGASPQRAKEIASKRISHQTHDTVSQIFKLISDRDTKQQGLQKLYDFKQQNPDIDLSTFLQGSSAPFHKYIEEGLAEIERNQNAGSTQAPDNRTAATRSYLTDVNYQNSGPDPDFWMDRLQYHMTGGAAKLASARSADDGSHMLDNKVVDENLCLNGMNAQKASLIKREKRDMSPNRLQHLQAKLAQIKKENHA